A window of Castanea sativa cultivar Marrone di Chiusa Pesio chromosome 1, ASM4071231v1 contains these coding sequences:
- the LOC142622939 gene encoding outer envelope pore protein 21, chloroplastic-like, which translates to METSLRYGGYSKSLRIHAKEKLPIDSKTYLQVHGELDTGTGAPSYFSAMMRHFYPELSASLGVGAQYDRRERLRYSVRGKKSFPVTTNGLLSFNIKGRCDVDKEFKETKSRAAAEFSWSIFNFQKEQDVRLKLGYEVLEKVPYLQIRENNWTFNADVNGRWNVRFDL; encoded by the exons ATGGAGACTTCTCTCAGATATGGTGGTTATTCCAAATCTCTAAGAATCCACGCCAAGGAAAAGTTGCCAATCGACTCCAAAACCTACTTGCAG GTCCATGGAGAGCTAGATACAGGAACTGGAGCTCCAAGTTATTTTAGTGCAATGATGAGGCATTTCTACCCAGAA TTATCAGCAAGCCTTGGGGTTGGTGCACAATATGATAGGCGTGAGAGACTACGGTACAGTGTACGTGGAAAAAAGTCATTTCCAGTCACAACTAATGGCCTGTTAAGCTTTAATATTAAGGGACGATGTGATGTAGACAAAGAATTTAAAGAG ACGAAGTCAAGAGCAGCTGCTGAATTTTCTTGGAGTATATTCAATTTTCAGAAGGAGCAAGATGTTAGGCTAAAACTTGGCTATGAAGTGCTTGAAAAG GTTCCGTATCTGCAGATCAGGGAAAACAATTGGACGTTCAATGCTGATGTTAATGGTAGATGGAATGTGAGATTTGACTTGTGA